From a single Okeanomitos corallinicola TIOX110 genomic region:
- a CDS encoding IS4 family transposase — MVEDEVIAEQLERLLTPAITNQENYYRKLGLRERILNLPLMMAAVLTLLWRDVAGVRELTRILARDGFLWCNPTKVSQQAISQRFLTFPSELFEKVFKDLLPSLRAAWHSRNKRPLPESIQFTLLKFEKIWIVDGSTLEALFRKLQSLEAAQRGQLAGKMSKVIDLMTRLPVEIWFEENPKASDTKLEENILNLVTQNTLLLLDRGFYHFNFWHQLIEKKVDFITRIKKGAAIKVEQIFTDSYGLRDRKIRLGSGTKKTPFITLRLIEVRSGKTWHSYLTSVLDPHVLPPYVVADLYRRRWRIEDAFNTVKRLLGLSYLWTGSINGIKLQIWATWLFYAVLVDLGDAVADELSLPFDEISLEMIYRGLYHFTMAHHKGKATDPVKYFADPQNRDLGIIKQNRKPNIKLIVAPFPDIQRGTDQFFFSTIL; from the coding sequence ATGGTGGAAGACGAAGTAATTGCAGAGCAACTGGAAAGATTACTGACACCAGCGATTACAAATCAAGAAAATTACTACAGAAAATTAGGACTCAGAGAACGGATACTGAATTTACCGTTGATGATGGCGGCGGTGTTAACCCTGTTGTGGAGAGACGTAGCCGGAGTCAGAGAACTGACAAGAATATTAGCTAGAGATGGTTTTCTGTGGTGTAATCCCACAAAAGTTAGTCAACAAGCTATATCACAGAGATTTTTGACATTTCCATCGGAATTATTTGAAAAAGTATTTAAAGATTTATTGCCTAGTTTGAGGGCGGCTTGGCACAGTAGAAATAAACGTCCACTACCAGAAAGTATTCAATTTACGTTATTAAAATTCGAGAAGATTTGGATAGTAGACGGCTCAACATTAGAAGCATTATTTCGTAAATTACAAAGTTTAGAAGCAGCACAAAGAGGACAATTAGCAGGAAAAATGAGTAAAGTCATTGATTTAATGACCAGATTACCTGTAGAGATTTGGTTTGAAGAAAATCCCAAAGCATCTGATACTAAACTAGAAGAAAATATTTTGAATTTAGTGACACAAAATACCTTATTGTTGTTGGATAGAGGGTTTTATCACTTTAATTTTTGGCATCAATTAATTGAAAAGAAAGTTGATTTTATTACCAGAATAAAGAAAGGAGCAGCAATAAAGGTAGAACAAATATTTACAGATAGTTATGGATTGCGAGACCGAAAGATACGTCTGGGTTCTGGCACGAAAAAGACTCCGTTTATCACCTTACGTTTGATTGAAGTGCGGTCAGGAAAAACATGGCATTCTTATTTAACCAGTGTCCTAGACCCTCATGTTTTACCTCCCTATGTTGTTGCAGATTTATATCGACGAAGATGGCGAATTGAAGATGCTTTTAACACAGTCAAAAGACTCTTGGGGTTAAGTTATTTATGGACAGGTTCAATTAATGGTATTAAATTGCAGATTTGGGCAACTTGGTTGTTTTATGCGGTTTTAGTCGATTTAGGTGATGCTGTGGCTGACGAACTTTCTCTCCCCTTTGATGAGATTTCATTAGAAATGATTTATCGTGGTCTTTATCATTTTACTATGGCTCATCACAAAGGTAAGGCAACAGATCCTGTTAAGTATTTTGCTGACCCTCAAAATCGAGATTTAGGTATTATCAAACAGAACCGAAAACCAAACATAAAATTAATTGTCGCTCCTTTTCCAGATATTCAACGTGGAACTGATCAGTTTTTTTTTTCAACAATTCTCTGA
- a CDS encoding alkene reductase, which yields MDNTLQLLTPIQLGTYTLPNRLVMAPLTRCRAAAGNVPYELHATYYAQRATAGLIISEATQVCPQGQGYPATPGIHSAEQIAGWKKVTQAVHDKGGRIFLQLWHVGRISHPDFQPNGELPIAPSEIAPTGEVGTYEGMKPYVAPRALELEEIPSVIDQYRQGAKNALEAGFDGVEVHGANGYLIDQFLQDCTNHRTDAYGGSIENRSRFLMEVLEAVTEVWGSDRVGLRLSPSSSFNDMGDSDPKTLFSYVVQELNKFNLAYLHLIEPRLNANQDTLEHLSSDLTAGFFRPLFNSKIIAAGGLNREIGEQIISKGEADLIAYGRIYISNPDLVKRFALNASLNPYDRSTFYGGTEQGYTDYPFLEEA from the coding sequence CTTACACCTTACCGAATCGTCTAGTGATGGCTCCTTTAACCCGCTGTCGTGCTGCGGCTGGCAACGTTCCCTACGAACTCCATGCCACCTACTATGCACAACGAGCAACCGCTGGACTGATTATTTCCGAAGCAACCCAAGTCTGTCCCCAAGGACAAGGTTATCCCGCTACCCCCGGCATCCATTCCGCTGAACAGATTGCTGGCTGGAAAAAAGTTACCCAAGCGGTTCACGACAAAGGTGGTCGCATTTTTCTACAACTCTGGCACGTTGGGCGCATTTCCCATCCTGATTTTCAGCCAAATGGTGAATTACCCATTGCCCCTAGCGAGATCGCCCCAACAGGAGAAGTCGGAACCTACGAAGGCATGAAACCCTACGTCGCACCCCGCGCCCTTGAACTCGAAGAAATCCCCAGCGTGATTGACCAATATCGTCAAGGTGCGAAAAATGCCCTCGAAGCGGGCTTTGACGGCGTTGAAGTACATGGCGCAAATGGTTATCTGATTGATCAATTTTTGCAAGACTGCACCAACCACCGCACCGATGCTTATGGCGGCTCAATAGAAAATCGATCGCGTTTTTTGATGGAAGTTTTGGAAGCTGTGACTGAAGTCTGGGGTAGCGATCGCGTTGGTTTGCGATTATCTCCTTCCAGCAGTTTTAACGACATGGGCGATTCAGACCCTAAGACCCTCTTCAGCTATGTCGTGCAGGAACTCAACAAATTTAACTTAGCCTACCTGCACCTCATCGAACCCCGTCTCAATGCCAACCAAGATACCCTAGAACATCTCAGTAGCGACCTCACCGCTGGTTTTTTCCGTCCCCTGTTTAACAGCAAAATTATTGCCGCTGGCGGATTAAACCGTGAAATTGGCGAACAAATCATCTCCAAGGGCGAAGCTGATCTAATTGCCTATGGTCGCATCTATATTTCTAATCCTGACCTTGTGAAACGTTTTGCCCTGAATGCGTCGTTAAATCCCTACGATCGCAGTACCTTTTACGGCGGTACAGAACAGGGCTACACTGACTATCCCTTTTTAGAAGAAGCGTAA
- a CDS encoding Uma2 family endonuclease, with protein sequence MVQALAKTLTFEEFTQWKPEKGRYELHDGVIVEMSQPTGDHEDVVGFLALEISVDIKRLNLPYFIPKTALVKPPENESGYSPDILVVNRPNLVNEPLWKKQSTVTQGASVPLVIEVVSTNWRDDYFTKLGQYEAVGIPEYWIVDYAAFGGRRFLGNPKQPAISIYSLVEGEYQVSQFRGDDRIISPTFPELSLTANQIFQAGS encoded by the coding sequence ATGGTTCAAGCCTTAGCTAAAACCCTAACTTTTGAGGAGTTTACCCAATGGAAACCAGAAAAGGGACGGTATGAACTGCATGATGGGGTAATTGTTGAGATGTCACAGCCTACAGGTGATCATGAGGATGTTGTCGGTTTTTTGGCGCTGGAAATATCGGTCGATATCAAGCGATTAAATCTTCCCTACTTCATTCCCAAAACTGCACTTGTCAAACCACCTGAAAATGAATCTGGTTATTCACCAGATATATTGGTGGTCAATCGTCCCAATCTTGTGAATGAACCACTGTGGAAAAAGCAATCTACAGTTACTCAGGGGGCATCAGTTCCTTTAGTGATTGAGGTAGTTAGCACTAATTGGCGTGATGACTATTTCACAAAACTGGGACAATACGAAGCCGTAGGCATTCCAGAATACTGGATTGTAGACTACGCTGCATTCGGAGGTAGGCGTTTTCTTGGCAATCCTAAACAACCAGCTATCTCAATTTACTCGTTAGTTGAGGGGGAATATCAAGTTAGTCAGTTCAGAGGTGATGACCGGATTATTTCGCCAACATTTCCAGAATTGTCACTAACTGCTAACCAGATTTTTCAAGCTGGTAGTTAG
- a CDS encoding AbrB/MazE/SpoVT family DNA-binding domain-containing protein: MTTVVAKWGNSLAIRIPRSVAEQAQVTEGIAIDFSVEGNRIVITPQKRKKYTLDELLEGMTPDKFHPEFETGNAVGNEDW; encoded by the coding sequence ATGACGACAGTTGTTGCAAAATGGGGAAACAGTTTAGCTATTCGGATTCCCAGATCCGTAGCTGAACAAGCGCAAGTAACGGAAGGGATAGCGATAGATTTTAGTGTAGAAGGTAACAGGATTGTAATTACACCACAAAAAAGAAAAAAATATACGCTTGATGAGTTGCTAGAAGGTATGACTCCTGATAAATTTCATCCTGAATTTGAAACTGGAAACGCTGTGGGGAATGAAGATTGGTAG
- a CDS encoding type II toxin-antitoxin system PemK/MazF family toxin encodes MVVNSYFPNRGDIVKLEFGNTQRFTADSIRRAFALQASGMSFDDIAKTLNNELQQQGREQIGYRPVLVISPIKYNRIASLVLACPITSNPKGLSFEVPLVEGMQTKGVVLADQIKTLDWRARKVKFVETVAQDLIEEVQAKLETLIL; translated from the coding sequence TTGGTAGTTAATTCTTATTTTCCAAATAGAGGAGATATTGTCAAATTAGAATTTGGGAACACACAGCGATTTACGGCTGATTCTATTAGGCGTGCATTTGCCCTGCAAGCGTCAGGAATGTCTTTTGATGATATTGCTAAGACATTAAATAACGAACTACAACAACAAGGGCGTGAGCAAATCGGCTATCGCCCTGTTCTTGTTATATCTCCTATTAAATATAATCGAATTGCTTCTTTAGTTCTAGCGTGTCCTATAACTAGCAATCCAAAAGGGCTTAGTTTTGAAGTTCCACTTGTTGAGGGAATGCAAACAAAAGGAGTTGTGTTAGCTGACCAAATTAAAACACTAGATTGGAGGGCTAGAAAGGTAAAATTTGTTGAAACTGTTGCACAAGATTTAATAGAAGAAGTACAAGCAAAGCTCGAAACATTAATTTTATGA